CCATTCTCTAACAGGAATACGGTGCCCACAGCCTGTCCCGCGGGATCAGTTTACCATCATCAGAGACCTACAGCGTGTGTATCAATTTCAGGACTATTTTGTTGTCAGCTGCAAGACTGGGTATAACTTGATGGAGGTGAGATTCCTTCTCCGCTCCCATTTGGCCATATTCTGGCTTCTGTCAACTGTCAGTAAAGCATTCTTAGGAGATTTCACTCCAGGCAACCTCTtgcaatttctgtttcttccttgcttCTATTGGCTTTCTTCCAATGTTTTCTCCCAGCTCCTTTCCTTAAGCAGTTACTGTTTCGCAAAGCCCTGGTAGAAGATGAGAGACAAAGGTCCCAGGAAATACTGGTACACAAGAATATCTCTTTGGAATGATCTGACAACAGACTTGATGTTACATGCCTCCTGTGCTATCCTCTTGCCCGGACCAGGTAGCACCCCAGCCTTGTTTTGTGATTGGTGGCTGCTGATATCTTGGCCTGTTATGAAGAATTTGTAACCTATGGCAAACACAAGAGAGTGGAAAAGCggcaaagggagaggagagcagctgGAATGGACTGCAGAGAGGGGCAACTATTGGACAGCAGCGGAAAGATGGGGAAATAGAATGATATGTTAATGTGGGGAAGGGAATGTAAGGCTTTGTACAACTGAAagtgatgtttttctttcccacacAGGGCAATCAAAAGCTGCTGTCCTTCACGGCTGTCTGCCAGGCTGATGGGACATGGCATAAATCCATGCCCCGATGTGAAAGTGAGTGATCTGAGAGCAGGAATTATGCCCCCTGTTGTGGCTTTCCCTTTCCAAGAACATGGGGATTTCAGCTTCCATGACACAATTTGTCGGTGGCCATAGACTCATGGACATGCTGGTTGGAAGGACCTCTGGAGGGCCACTGTTGACTCTCATTCATTTTTCCACTTGCAAAAACTTAAATGTTTTTCCTCCCAAactaaaaatgcataaaatagcACTTAAAAGTTGCTATAATGTTGTAACATGTAAAAGCAAAAGATCCCAGTACAGGATTCATTTTGGAACAACCACTCTCTGCCCTCTTTACTAATTGTTCTTTGCCGCCCTTGATGTCATGGCCACAATCCAAGTCAAGCCTAAACCTGCAAGCAGCAAGGCTGTCTTtgattcactttttaaaaaatgttttttgtagTTGTGAACTGTGGCAACCCTACAAACCTGACCAATGGGGCCTTCAGCTATGTTGACGCACCTGCAAACAACAACTACCAGTCAGTGATCACATACCGATGCAATGAGCCGTATTATCACATTGTCACTGGAACACATGGTGGTGGTGAGTCCTAATCCCACACAGACACTGAAATCTGTGCATGAAAACCCCTCTCAGGTTTTCAGTTAGACTTGCCTTGGCTCCCCAGGCTTAGGCCTTGTGATTTGTTCCTGTTGAAAACTCCAGTCTTTCCTTGGCTCTACAGCATAGCTCCTGAGGCTTGTTGTTTCAACCTCTTCCCACCCTGTTTCATTCCCAGAGTCCGTCACATCCCTCCTTCACATTTTCCTTAACTTCTGCACAAGGTCTTATTCTGTCACCTGCAGTCATGATTTATTCTTCGCTAGTGGCTTTCATTCTTGCATTGAAATTTGAGGCATGGTGTCTGGGAATCACCACAACTCTGAAacctcatcatagaatcatagaatggtttgagttggaagggaccttaaagatcatccagttccaaccaatgggcagggacacctcccactggatcaggctgcccaaggccagatccaacctggccttgaacacctccagggatggggcagccacaacttctctgggcaacctgtgccagggcctcaccgccctcatagtgaagaaattcctccttattgtctagtctgaatctgcccctctccagtttatacccattgccccttgtcctatcactacaagcctttgtacagaagtccctccctggctttcttgcaggcccctttCACCATAGCAATCTGATTTGCTATGGCTACAAATAAATACACTCACACTTCACTCCAGTGGTGTTTGCCTCTTTGGAATACTGTCCAACAGCAGAGACATCTAAGGGCTAAATAATATATatgcagaaaaatctgtgtAGCAGATCAGAAAAATTAGGACAGCATTCAAAATCATTCACATGCCTTCTTTTTGTACCTGCAATATGATTTGATGACAGGGAAACTTTGCTTACAAGAACAGCATAAGAATTTCATTATTTCCTTGCCTTGGCtcaaaaatgcagatttttaagGTGAATGAATCCTGGATATTGTTGCTCACATGGACCTGTTGTGCAGCTTGCCTGAGAGAGCTGACATGCACTGGGGCCAGGAGCAAGCAGCTAAGGAATTCTTTAAGTCAGTACTAATGTTGAATTTGATTATTATTGCCTCTGCCTTTAATTCCTTCCTAAAGAGTCAGAGCTCAGTctaaccaggaaaaaaaaaaatcagaagccaGTAAATATCAGCACCAGCCAAATACTGATGGGGAGTGACTGTGATTTAGTTGATTCTGAAAGAGGACAGCAAATAGGGTTTTTTGGAAGCATTTAATACATTGTAAGATAAATTgtatataaattaatttcagtctCCAGCATAAACTTCCTGAGAAAGGCAAGAATGTTGGAGGTAATGGAGTTTGTGTTGAGAAGTGGTATGCAAGTTAGCCAACCTGCAATATAGCCTCAGAGATAGACACCGAGCACGTACAGTAATTGACTCAGGTTTTTCTGGAACAAACCGCTTTGTCCAACTCTGCAAACTACAGAGAGCAGAAACGTAAATCTAAAATCCCTTCTTTGGGCTAAATAAGGTCAAACAGGGCTCTAAGCATGTGAGCTAAGTAAAGTTAAGACTTCATTTGGATGGCTCTTAGGCTTTTCTTCCACAGAAGCAGTGCTTGTACTTTACTGGTCATCTGGAACTGAGGTGCTTTGAGGTGTAGATGCTATTGCAGATGGAGACATTCCAGACTGTTCTGCACTCCAGGGAAAGCGTGCCTTTGGAGTGGAAGGGCCAAGTGCAGAATATGGGATGTCTTGGAGAGAGGAACGCCTTGAAAAtactctgctctgcactgctctccctccctacctctcccctcccctcccctcccctcccctcccctcccctcccctcccctcccctcccctcccctcccctcccctcccctcccctcccctcccctcccctcccctcccctcccctcccttcccctcccctcccctcccctcccctcccctctcccctcccctcccctctcccctcccctcccctcccctcccctcccctctcctctcctctcctctcctctcctctcctctcccctccccattctCATTCACTTCTGTTGCATCCCACAGACAGGTTCACCTGCTCTGCTGAGGGAACCTGGGTGGGTGAAGACAGCCAGGTGAGGATTCCTGTCTGCTTACCAGGTCAGTAAAACCTTCTCACTTTATCTGGTGTTTACCGATTACATGCTTACAAAGCTGGGACAACATGCAGGGAGGGGAATGAGGATAACAATGTCAGTGAGGGAGGACAGGGAAATCTATGCAGGAAGGCAAAAATAAGGTGAAAGAGTGATGGTGTAGGAAAGAGGGGGACAAGCCAGAGCAACATAGGTTGTCATGATCTCCTTGTGTTTCTCCACAGTCTGTGGGAAGCCGGTGAAGCCCATTACTGAAGTCCAGCGGATCTTGGGCGGCAAATCAGCAAGGAGAGGCAATTTCCCTTGGCAAGCTCTGACAGGGATCCATGGACGAGGAGGTGGTGCGCTCCTGGGTGATCGCTGGATCCTGACTGCTGCCCACACCATCTTCCCcaaaggggcaggaggggacaatGCAAGCCTGGAGGAGCTAGCAGAGGATGCTAACGTATTCCTCGGCCACACCAAGGTGGAAGAGCTCTACAAGATGGGTAACCACCCTGTACATAGAATCTTCATCCATCCAGATTACAACCCTAAAGATGAGCACAACTTCAATGGGGACATAGCCCTGCTGGAGCTGAAACACCCGGTAACCCTGGGCCCTACAGTACAGCCCATCTGTCTCCCAGATGCTACCAACACTACGTTCTACATGGATGGGCACGTAGGCTACGTGAGTGGCTTTGGTGtggaaaaaaactttatttcaaATGATTTGAAGTATGTGAGCCTACCAGCAATTGCTCGAGAGGAGTGTCAGAGGTGGCTGAACACTAAGAAGAGAGATATACCTATGGTTTTCTCTGAGAACATGTTCTGTGCTGGCTTCCTCACGGTCAAACGGGATACCTGCCAGGGGGACAGTGGGAGTGTCATCACAGTGTTAGATAGAGAAAGTGGTCGCTGGGTGGCTACTGGTATTGTTTCTTGGGGTATTGGGTGTGCTGAAGGTTATGGCTTCTACACCAAGATCCTCAACTACGTGGATTGGATCAAAGGGATAATAAGGGAAGACGGGCTGTAAATGTTGCTATCCTACTAGCTGAAGAATCACTAATAGCATATAAATTTCCAGACACAGCAAATCATATCTAAAGCTTTAGATGATGTCCCAAAGGCTTTTCAAACACATGGGCCATGTAACCTTCTTCATGAGCACTTCTGAAAGCCACCATATGGTTTGATGGCGGTACCATCAAAACTTACCAAAGCTGCTGTACCATTAGCAGTGCGTGGAACACCTTTGTGGATGTTTTCATACTTCCAAATCGTATTACTGGATGAAGCCTTAATAATATCAGAAAATCTCATGACAGCAAATGTGTTATTGTTTGAATGGCTGATGATACCATTAGACTACTGCAGACTACTTTTGTACTCTGTGATGTGGGAAGCTTGCAGGGCAACAGACTTTCTTGCAGGATGTGGTACTTTGTGCCGAGTACAGTGTGTGTATGCCCGTTGCCATCAATAAGGTTCCATGAATATTAAAATCATTGCTGGAGAAACCGGGTGTgttatgtttttctgtcttcGTTTTTAACAACGATTAAATATTCCACATCTCTGAAAGCAACTTATAGACTTCATGTAGGGATTGCTTTACCTACCACTAAAGTGTTTCTGCTTCTGCAACGGCACATGGCAGTTTCTCACCTGTCACAAAACTACCATTAGATTACCAGCCTGAAACTCCAAGTGGCTTCAAGGGAGGCAAAAATAAGTTATCTGTGTGATGTCACATTCAAAAGACGGGGAAGACAACAACCAAGCTCATGAAGAGAAGAGCCCAGGCACCTTTACTGATCAGAATTTgaggatggatttttttttttttatgccctATGAAATAGAGCTCTGACTGCAGGACAGCAGCTCTAAAATGATGCTGACCCCTCTTGTGTTGTGGGTGTTCTCTGGAATTGTCTCTTCACtagttttgctgctgcagaacaaCCTATTTATGAGTCACTGAGAGAACTGAAGTCTGCAAGATCTTGACAGGAGAACTCTGGGTGTAAGGTCACAGTTGTCTTCTCACACTGTTTGCTGTGGGATCCAGCTCCAGGTCTTCTCAGGTGTCATTATCTCTCATTTGCTTTTGAGGTAATATACCCTGGGGAGTGGTATGTAAAACTGCACATCTGATATCAATTCATCCATGGTCTTCAGGGGTCAAGATTCTGTTCATGTTTCTGATTTGTATGGGCAAGAGTAAAGTATGAAAAGTGACAAGAGCATGGGAAAACACGGAGTCCAGTTGCACAGAAGCAATGGATAAAATCTGATcttggggagggaagggagaatgAGGCATATGCTGCTGGGCATATTCCAGATGAGCAGGGAAATTTTGGGATGTTCAGTGAGTACAGGTTACAAGAACGACAAAATATCCAACTCTTCAGACCTTGtgaaacttagaaaaaaatactgagaagCCATCTTAAAGCACCTCCAGCTTTCCAGGAGACTAGGGAGCTTTGGGAAGCAGAGGCATGGAGAACAGATGATTTGCCCAAAATCCCTATAGCAATCTGTGACATTCCTAGGAACAGCAATCCCAGCTAAGTAACTATCTTTCCTGTCTCCTACTTCTAGACCATTCAGCCACACTTCTGTGTCTCTTCTGCTCTCCTGAAttgatttcctttcctttttccagaaAGACTGGAGTTAATCACCAAGCTACCCATGTGACACTGGTTGCTTGAGTGTCTTTGTGGTCccagaagcaaaggaaatgtcTTAGTTTAGTTTGAAGGTCAATTTTTCAGCACTTAAAATGGATTCATTTCCCCCAAATTGTCTTTGTGAgctatttctgctgctgaagtaTTCATCACATACCAAAGCAGGAGCTTCCTAATAGCCAAACATACCAGTCTGTAAGATTTCCAGTAGCTTTTGCTCAT
This genomic window from Phaenicophaeus curvirostris isolate KB17595 chromosome 1, BPBGC_Pcur_1.0, whole genome shotgun sequence contains:
- the C1R gene encoding complement C1r subcomponent; protein product: MDLHVPCLLWACLFFGVISSSSVPRKLFGEIRSPGYPKPYPNNNISTWDIHVPKGYVVKLTFRYFDLEPSESCFYDYVKIKADKKNLGRYCGQLGLTTGNHPGRKEFVSKGNRMHLEFHSDFSNEDNGTVIPYRGFLAYYQAVDLDECDPNNAAEEDEKPGCQHFCHNYVGGYFCSCRTGYRLQTDHHSCKVECSSELFTEASGYLSSPEYPQPYPEDLRCNYSIRLQKGLSIFLKFLEPFEIDEHQQVRCPYDQLKIQVRGREIGEFCGKESPGSIETNSNEVDILFLTDESGFSRGWKIHYTSERIRCPQPVPRDQFTIIRDLQRVYQFQDYFVVSCKTGYNLMEGNQKLLSFTAVCQADGTWHKSMPRCEIVNCGNPTNLTNGAFSYVDAPANNNYQSVITYRCNEPYYHIVTGTHGGDRFTCSAEGTWVGEDSQVRIPVCLPVCGKPVKPITEVQRILGGKSARRGNFPWQALTGIHGRGGGALLGDRWILTAAHTIFPKGAGGDNASLEELAEDANVFLGHTKVEELYKMGNHPVHRIFIHPDYNPKDEHNFNGDIALLELKHPVTLGPTVQPICLPDATNTTFYMDGHVGYVSGFGVEKNFISNDLKYVSLPAIAREECQRWLNTKKRDIPMVFSENMFCAGFLTVKRDTCQGDSGSVITVLDRESGRWVATGIVSWGIGCAEGYGFYTKILNYVDWIKGIIREDGL